From one Plasmodium malariae genome assembly, chromosome: 12 genomic stretch:
- the PmUG01_12075900 gene encoding conserved Plasmodium protein, unknown function has translation MVDSPSRKRALITSEDKKEKKNMVSKKNSNALEESENIEEAIDSVINDKKNNEAMKKEKKKKKEKKNKDNDVDKDNEEEDEGNEEDTLKKFSVDTSENDDDKDDDDDDDDDDDDDDDDDDDEDDDDEDDDDEDDDDDEDDEEDEDDDEDDDEDEDDDEDEDDDEDDDDDDDDDEEEDEDEEDDDDEDFEDMDDDEDDDEDDDDDDEDDEDDDDDEDLEVGSKKEGESHTKKGSDGEGFD, from the coding sequence atggtGGATTCACCATCAAGAAAAAGAGCTTTGATTACTTCagaagataaaaaagaaaaaaaaaatatggttagcaaaaaaaatagcaacgCCCTTGAAGAATCTGAAAATATTGAGGAAGCTATTGATAGTGTAataaatgacaaaaaaaataatgaagctatgaaaaaagagaaaaaaaagaaaaaagaaaaaaaaaataaagataatgaTGTAGATAAAGATAATGAGGAAGAAGATGAAGGAAATGAAGAggatacattaaaaaaattttcagtTGATACTAGTGAGAACGATGACGATAAGGATGATGacgatgatgatgatgatgacgACGACGATGACGATGACGACGATGATGATGaggatgatgatgatgaggatgatgatgatgaagatGATGATGACGATGAAGATGATGAAGAAGATGAGGACGATGATGAGGATGATGATGAGGATGAAGATGATGACGAGGATGAAGATGATGATGAGGATGACGATGATGacgatgatgatgatgaagagGAAGATGAGGATGAAgaagatgatgatgatgaagatTTTGAAGATATGGATGATGACGAAGATGATGATGAAGATGATGACGACGATGATGAAGACGATGAAGATGATGATGACGATGAGGATTTGGAAGTAGGTTCTAAAAAAGAAGGTGAAtcacatacaaaaaaaggtAGTGACGGCGAAGGATTTGactaa
- the PmUG01_12075800 gene encoding 60S ribosomal protein L1, putative — protein MSKLNQDLLKKAIADVFEGTRQKKRKFVETIELQIGLKDYDTQRDKRFSGTVRLSNEVRKKLKVCILGDAVHVEEAQKLELDYMDIEAMKKLNKDKTLVKKLAKKYDAFLASQVILPQIPKLLGPGLNKAGKFPSLITHNDKINDKILELKSSIKFQLKKVLCMGVPVGHANLKEEELRSNIVHAINFLVSLLKKNWQNIRTLHIKSTMGKPQRIYG, from the exons ATGag CAAATTAAACCAAgatttacttaaaaaagCTATTGCTGATGTGTTCGAAGGAACAAGacaaaaaaagagaaaattcgTGGAAACAATTGAACTGCAAATAGGGCTGAAAGATTACGACACACAAAGAGATAAACGTTTTTCGGGTACAGTTCGACTGTCAAATGAAGTaagaaaaaagttaaaagttTGCATATTAGGAGATGCTGTACATGTTGAAGAAGCTCAAAAGTTAGAATTAGATTACATGGACATAGAAgctatgaaaaaattaaataaagataaaacaTTAGTCAAAAAATTAGCCAAAAAATATGATGCATTTTTAGCTAGTCAGGTAATTTTACCACAAATTCCAAAATTACTAGGTCCAGGTTTAAACAAAGCAGGAAAATTTCCTTCCTTAATTACtcataatgataaaattaatgataaGATTCTTGAATTAAAATCATCTATTAAATTCCAactaaaaaaagttttatgtATGGGTGTACCTGTTGGTCACGctaatttaaaagaagaagaattaAGATCGAATATTGTGCATGCAATTAACTTTTTAGTCTCCCTCCTAAAGAAAAATTGGCAAAACATCAGAACGTTGCACATTAAAAGTACCATGGGGAAGCCTCAGCGAATATATGGTTAA